The following are encoded together in the Acaryochloris thomasi RCC1774 genome:
- a CDS encoding Ppx/GppA phosphatase family protein, whose translation MVTQINSQDPSSLQQWPSALQPREVKTLAAIDIGTNSIHMVVVKINPDLPAFDIVDAEKSTVRLGERCPDTGNLTPEATVRAISALRRCQEIARGLDVNHVIAVATSAVREAPNGSTFIQAVEKELGLKINLISGPEEARRIYLGVLSGVEFDHKPHVIVDIGGGSTEIILGDGREPRYLSSTKVGAVRLTEDFLTTDPISKHEFECLQAYVRGKLEWPVEELRSHLSPNEQPQLIGTSGTIESLIKIHACETLGACPTSLHGHILSLEDLQKLTHRLRKLSYDERCKIAGMSERRAEIIVAGAVVLQEAMSLLGIDSITACGRALREGVIVDWMLTHGLIEDRLRYQGSIRQRSALNLAQKYGVDLEAAQRIAQFAVSLFEQTQGILHQWTDVERELLWAAAILHNAGHFVSHSAHHKHSYYLIRHGGLLGYTDPEVEIVANLARYHRKGPPKKRHQNYQNLANETQRQIVNQLSAILKLAVGLDRRQSGAVATFRCDYDPEQKTLNLHVQPSRPDEDCALELWSLTYKKQCFETEFDVQLDAQLDP comes from the coding sequence ATGGTGACGCAGATCAATAGCCAGGATCCCTCATCGCTGCAACAGTGGCCCAGTGCCTTGCAGCCGCGAGAGGTCAAGACATTGGCGGCCATTGATATTGGCACTAACTCGATTCATATGGTGGTGGTCAAGATTAATCCCGACCTGCCCGCCTTCGATATTGTCGATGCCGAAAAAAGCACGGTACGGCTAGGGGAGCGCTGCCCCGACACGGGTAATTTAACCCCTGAGGCCACGGTGAGAGCGATTTCAGCCCTGCGTCGCTGCCAAGAAATTGCACGAGGTCTAGACGTCAACCACGTGATTGCAGTTGCCACCAGCGCGGTGCGAGAAGCGCCCAACGGCAGCACGTTTATCCAGGCCGTAGAAAAAGAACTGGGCCTTAAAATTAATCTTATTTCTGGCCCAGAAGAAGCGCGGCGGATCTATCTGGGCGTACTGTCAGGGGTTGAGTTTGACCACAAGCCCCACGTCATTGTTGATATTGGGGGTGGCTCCACCGAAATTATTTTGGGCGACGGGCGCGAGCCTCGCTACCTCAGCAGCACTAAGGTGGGCGCAGTGAGGCTCACGGAAGACTTTTTAACCACAGACCCCATTTCAAAACATGAATTTGAGTGCCTGCAGGCCTACGTGCGGGGCAAGCTGGAATGGCCCGTGGAAGAGTTGCGATCGCATCTTTCCCCCAACGAGCAGCCCCAACTAATCGGCACCTCAGGCACCATCGAAAGTCTAATTAAAATCCACGCTTGCGAAACCCTCGGAGCCTGTCCCACCTCACTACACGGACACATCTTATCGCTAGAAGACCTGCAAAAGCTCACCCACCGCCTCCGGAAACTCAGCTATGACGAACGCTGCAAAATAGCGGGCATGTCAGAACGACGGGCTGAAATCATTGTGGCTGGGGCCGTCGTCCTGCAAGAAGCCATGAGCCTACTCGGGATCGACTCGATTACCGCCTGCGGACGTGCCCTACGCGAAGGCGTAATCGTAGACTGGATGCTCACCCACGGCCTGATTGAAGATCGGCTACGCTACCAAGGCTCTATTCGGCAGCGAAGCGCCCTTAACCTCGCCCAGAAGTATGGCGTTGACCTAGAAGCCGCCCAACGAATTGCTCAATTTGCGGTGAGTCTCTTTGAGCAAACGCAAGGCATCCTCCATCAGTGGACCGATGTCGAGCGGGAGCTACTGTGGGCCGCCGCCATCTTGCATAACGCCGGTCACTTTGTCAGTCACTCTGCCCATCATAAGCATTCTTATTATCTGATTCGCCACGGCGGGCTGCTGGGCTATACGGACCCTGAAGTTGAAATCGTCGCTAACTTGGCACGCTATCACCGCAAAGGCCCACCGAAAAAGCGCCACCAGAACTATCAGAACCTAGCGAACGAAACTCAGCGCCAGATTGTTAACCAGCTCAGCGCCATTCTTAAGTTAGCCGTAGGTCTTGATCGTCGCCAGAGTGGGGCAGTGGCGACTTTCCGGTGTGATTACGATCCAGAGCAGAAAACCCTCAATCTCCACGTTCAGCCCAGTCGTCCCGACGAAGACTGTGCCCTAGAGCTGTGGAGTCTCACCTACAAAAAGCAGTGTTTTGAAACCGAGTTTGACGTTCAGTTAGATGCCCAGCTCGATCCGTAA
- the petM gene encoding cytochrome b6-f complex subunit PetM, with the protein MGGEIFNTAFLCFSLILVGIGLGYFLLKVAD; encoded by the coding sequence ATGGGTGGCGAAATTTTCAACACAGCATTCCTTTGCTTCAGCCTCATTCTCGTAGGCATCGGCTTAGGCTACTTCCTTCTCAAGGTTGCTGACTAA